The genomic region GAGCTTCGGCGGGGCCGCCGCCCTCAAAGGGGTCTCCCTCGACATCAGGCCGGGCGAGATCCACGCCCTGATGGGTATGAACGGGGCCGGCAAGTCCACCCTCGTACAGGTGCTGGCCGGGGTCCACCAGGCGGACGGCGGCACCGTGGAGATCGACGGGCAGGCGCAGCCCGGCCTGTCGACGCGCCAGGCGCGACGGCTCGGTATCTCGACCGTGCCCCAGCGCCGCGAACTGGTCATGGAACTGACCGTCGCCGAGAACATCCTCCTCGGCGACCTGCCCGCGCCCCGCGCCCTGGTCGCCTGGAAGTCGGTCCGGGAGCAGGCCCGCAAGGCCCTCGCGGACCTGGGCATCAGCATCGACGTGGAGCGGACCGCGGGCGGGCTGACCGTCGCGGAACAGACCATGGTCGAGGTCGCCCGCGAGGTCCGGCGCGGCGGCAAGGTCCTCATCCTCGACGAGCCGACCGCCTGTCTGGGTGCCGAGGCCGCCGACCGGATCAGGGCGCTGGTACGGACCCTGCGGGACGAGGGCATGGCCGTCGTCTACATCTCGCACTACATCGACGAGGTGCTGTCCGTCGCCGACCACGTCACCGTCCTGCGGGACGGCGCGGTGGTGCACAGCGGACCGGCGGCCGAGACCGACGCCGCCGGGCTGGTCCGCTCCATGGTGGGCCGGGACGTCGTCTCGACCCGGCCCCAACGCCCCGCTCCCAAGGGGGAGATCGGTCTCTCGGTCCGCGGACTCAACGACGGGCGCACCATCGAGGACTTCGCGGTCGACGTGCGCAAGGGCGAGATCGTGGCCGTCCTCGGCCCCGCCGGGGACGCGCAGTCACGCCTCTTCGACCTGCTCTCCGGCCGCCGGCGCCCCGACTCCGGCGCGATGACCGTGGACGGCAGGGCCGTCCCCTTCGGCCGGATACCCCGCTCGCTCGCCAGTGGTCTGCGCTGCGTCACCGGCGACCGCAGGGCCCTCGGGCTGATCCCGGAACTCTCCCTGGACGAGAACCTGATGCTGGCCAGCGACCGCCTGGAACGGCGACGCCTCCAGCGCTGGTCCGCGCTCACCCGCCGGGCCGCCCCGCGGCGGGAGAGCTACGGAGTCGTCTCGCTGACCCGCAACCCGGCCGTCGGCCGGCTCTCGGGAGGCAACCAGCAGAAGGTCCTGCTGGCGAAGTGGCTGGAGACGGCGCCCGTCGCCTGCTTCCTCGAAGACCCCACCAACGGTGTCGACATCGCGGCGATCGCGGACATCCACACCCTCGTCGACGACCTCGCCGCACGCGGCGTCGCCGTACTGCTCGCCTCCTCCTCCGCCGAGGAGGTCGTGCGGCTGGCCGACCGGGTGATCGTCGTCAGCGCGGGACGGGCGGTCGCCGAACACGACGTCAACACCATCACCCGCGACCAACTCGTCGCCCTCGCCCTCGGAGGACAGAGCAAGTGAGCCTCGAAGCGCCCCCGGTACAGCCCCGAGCGAAAGAAAGCGCCCCGGACACCGCTTCCGGGTCACGTACCTCGCTGCGGTCCCTCCTCGGTGTCCCGCACGCGGGACTCGTCGCGGTACTGATCATCGTGGTGGTGTTCGCGAGCCTGGAGACGGACTCCTTCGCCAGCTCGACCAACCTCATCAACGTCCTCCGCCAGGTCAGCGTCTCCGCGGTGCTCGCCGCCGGTCTCACACTGCTGATGACGGCCGGAGGCATGGACTTCTCCATGGGCAGCAACGCGGCCGTCATCACCGCGGTGGCCGCCCAGATGCTGGCCCACGGTGAGTCCACGACGGTGACGGTCGTCGTCTCCCTGGTGCTGGCGACCCTCATCGGTCTGGTCAACGGACTCGTGGTCACCTACACGAACGTGGCTCCGTTCGTCGCCACACTGGCCACGGCCACCCTGCTGGACGGGGTCGCCCTGCTCGTCCTGGACGGTCTGAGCGTGTCCATCGGAACCCACCTCTCCTCGCTGGGCAACGGCAAAATCCTCGGCATCCCCTATCTGCTGATCGTGGCGATCGCGGTACTGGTGGTGGCCGGAGTGGTCATGAAGTTCACCGTCTTCGGCCGCGACGCGTTCGCCATCGGGGGCAACGAGCACGTCGCCCGCCTCAGCGGCATCGGCGTCAACCGGAACAAGCTCCTGCTCTACGGGCTGGCAGGCACCCTCGCCGGACTCGCCGGGCTGATGCTGCTGTCCCGGCTCGGCGCGAGCAGCCCCGGAACGGGCGGTCTCACCCTGCAACTCACCGCCGTGGCCGCCGTCGTCATCGGCGGAACCTCGCTCGCCGGCGGCAGCGGCACCGTCGTCGGCACGGCGCTCGGTGTCGTGCTGCTCGGAGTCGTCGCGAACGCCCTGAACCTGCTTCAGGTCTCCAGCTACTTCCAGCAGATCTCGGTCGGTTCGGTCCTGCTCGTCGCGGCGATCGCCAACCAGCTCCACAAGAGGTCCCACAACTGAAGTGCCCCGTCGGGCAGTCGGTCCCACCGGCACCGCGGCCCGACATCTGTGCAAGGCCGAAGACGTCCCACGCACGCCACGAAAGGCGATACACCATGAGCCTGACCACCCACCCGCGAAGAGTACTGGCCACGGCCGTCGTGGGAGCCGCGCTGGCTCTCAGCGGTTGCAGCGGCCAGTCCGGTTCGGGCGGCGGCGACTCCGTCACCCTCGGCTTCGTCAACGGCGGTGACACGGAGTTCCACACCTGTCTCCAGAAGGCGGTGGAGAACACCGCCAAGACCGGCGACGCGAAGATCTACACGGCCAACTCGCACCAGAACCCCGGCACCGAGCTGTCCAACATCGAGGACATGATCTCGCGCAACGTCGACGCGCTCATCGTGCAGACGGTGAACGTCGACGCGCTCAAGGGCGACATAGCCAAGGCGAAGAGCGCCAACATTCCGATCTTCCTCACCTCCGTCGTCACCGACGACCCCTCCGAGATCCTCGGCGCGGTCGTCGTGGACCTGGGCGCGGTCGGCGCACTGGACGCGGGCTGGGTCGAGAAGGACGCCGCGGGCAAGTCCGTGGAGGTCGGGGTGATCGCCGGTGCTCCGGGAGCCGCCTCCGACATGCTGGTCGCCGGATTCACCAAGGCTCTGCCGGCCACCGCGAAGGTCGTCGCGAACCAGCCGGGCATGTTCAACGCCGCCAAGGCCAAGGACGTCGCCGAGAACATGATCCAGGCGCACCCGGACCTCGGTTACGCCTTCGTCGCGAACGAGGAGATGGCGCTCGCCGCCCGTACGGCCTTCGCGGCGGCCGGCAAGGACGTCAAGATCGTCACCGTCAACGGCACCGACCGGGGGCTCGAAGGGGTCGAGAAGGGCGAACTCTCCGCAACCGTGGCGAACTCGGCCATGAGCACGGGTTCCCTTGCCGTGACAAATGCGATAGGACTGCTCGACAAAAAGAAGATCAGCAAGATCGACAAGACGCCGATCCTGCTGGTCACCAAGGACAACCTGGACAAGGCTCCGCAGTACTGCCCCTGAGCCCCGGGCCCACCCCCATTCCGCGCAACCCAGCTGAGTGATCCCGTTCCGGAGCGCAGCGCGGAGGCTCCACCCGCACAACCCGCCCGACACGGCCCTGCCACCACTGGGGCCGTGAACGGCCGGAGGTACCACCATGGACCGTCTGCTCCTCATGCGCAGCTTCGTCACCGTCGCCAACATCGGCAGCTTCAGCGGGGCGGCCAAAGCGCTGAGCTCCTCGGGATCGCTCATCTCACGCCACGTCGCGGAACTGGAACGCCAGATCGGGGTCCGCCTCGTCAACCGCACGGCCCGCTCCGTCAGCCTCACCCAGCCCGGGCTCCGCTACGCGGAGTTCGCGGCGCGCATCCTGGAGGAGATCTCCGCCGAGGACTCCCACATCGCGCAGCTCCACGACCGGCCGGAGGGGTCGCTCAACATCATCTGTCCGAAGTGGATAGGCAGCCTCGATCTCGGTGACGCCATATCCGCGTTCTCCGTGGCTCATCCGAAAATCGTCGTCCGATTCGAGCTGGGCGGCATATCGGATCGCACCTATGATTTTCTGGACGGCGGATTCGACATCGCCTTCCACACGCGCGACTTGCGGGATTCCAGTGTCCGGCTGAAGAAAATCGCCTCACTGCCCTTCGTGCTGTGCGCGTCGGAGAAGTACCTGGAGGAGCACGGGACGCTCCTCCACCCGAACGACATCGCCGTCCACGACTGCCTGGTCCACGTCAACGACCCCGTCTGGCGGGTCGGGCACGGCCACGCGAGCACCCTGCACAAGATCCGTAACGTGGCGTTCTCCTCCAACTCCTACATCGCGCTGCAGAAAGCCGCCGTGCACGGCCGGGGAATCGCCCTGCTCCCACAGCGGCCGGCCTACGACGACCTGGTCTCGGGCGCGCTCCGGGTACTGCTCCCCGAACTCGCGGTGCCCGACCGGCCGCTGTACGCCATCTACGGCCCCGGGCAGGAGACGCCGCGCAAGGTGACCGTCTTCCTCGAATTCCTCGCCAGGTGGTTCTCGGAGAACCCGATTCCCGCCATGTGAGACATGCGGTTCATCGGCACCGGCCGGACGACGCGACGATCCGCGCAAGAAATGATTGCACTCTACGAAATGCCGGGCCGTTGAGGCTGCGCGTCCCGATTTCTATGCTGACCGGGCCGGTGTCATGCGTCCAAGGGCTGTCCCGAAATTCCTGGCGGGTGCGCGACGTCAGCTACGGCATCTCGCCGCGTTGTCGGAACGTACCCATACATCCAGTATGCGAACGCTCCTCCGCCTTGCGATGCACCGCATCTGACGCCGCGCACCGATCCACCACGAATTGCGGGACAGCCCTTGGCGCCCGCGGCCCGCGAAATGAGGAGTTCATGGGAATCCAGAGAATCGAGTCGGTCACCTACAGCATCGACGACCTCGACGAATGTGTCCGCTTCTTCACGGATTTCGGACTGATCCCGGTGGAACGGACCACCACCCGCGCCACCTTCGAGACGCCGGCGGGCCAGACGCTCCACCTCGACACCCACCCCGACCCCTCGCTGCCACCGGCCCTGGAAGACGGCCCCACCCTGCGCGAGGTGGTCTGGGGCGTCGACACCGAGGCGGAACTGGCCGAGCTCGTCGCCCGGGTCGCCGTCGACCGCGAGGTCACCCTCACCGGCGACGGGGTGCACCGCACCCGGGACGAGACCGGCTTCGGCCTCGGCCTCACCCTCGCCCGCCCCAAGGCGCCCGGCACTCCCGGCGGACCCCGCGAGGCCAACGTCTCCGGCAGCGTGCGCCGCTGGAACACCCCGCTGGAGCCCGTCGGCCAGGTCCGCCCGCTGCGCATGTGCCACGTCGCCCTCAACATCCCGAAGGCCGGACAGGAAGAGGCCGTCGCCTTCTACCTCGACCGGCTCGGCTTCCGGGCGACCGACGTCGTCAAGCCGATGGGCACCTTCATGCAGTGCGAGGGCGACGACGACCAGCACAACTTCCTGCTCTGCCACCGCCCCGACCGGGCCGGCGTCAACCACGTCTCCTACGAGGTCCCCGGCTTCGACGACGTGATCGAGGGCGGCAACCACATGATCGCCCAGGGATGGCAGGAAGCCCGCAGGCTCGGGCGGCACACCGTCGGCTCCAACGTCTTCCGCTTCGTACACGCGCCCTGCGGCGGCCGTGTCGAGTACGCGGCGGACATGGACCGCGTCGACGCCTCGTACGAGACCCGCGTCCACGAGACCACCCCGCCCCACCACATCTGGACCCTGCGCACCTCCCGTGACGCCTCCGGGAACCCCGCCTCCTGACCGGTCCGCGACTCCGTCATGTGAACCACCGCATCCCGACACCCCACCCGCCGAGCGTGAGAGGGCACACGCACCCATGACGACCCACGACGACTACCCCGCCATCCGCATGTACATAGCGGGCGAATGGTGCGAGGGCGGGGCCGGAGCGACCGTACCGGTCGTGAACCCGGCCACCGAAACGGTGATCGGCCACGTCCCGCTCGCCACCACCGCCGACCTCGACCGCGCCGCCGAAGCGGCGGAGGCCGGCTTCGCGCTCTGGCGCGACACACCGATAGCCGAGCGCACCGCGATCCTGCACAAGGCCGCCGAGCTGCTCGTCTCCCGCGCCGACCGGGTCGGCCGCGTCATGACCCGCGAACAGGGCAAGCCCCTGCGCGAGGCCGCCGGAGAGGCGAAGCGGGTCGCCGGAGCCCTGCGCTGGGACGCCGACGACGCCCGCCGCGCCTACGGCCGGATCATCCCCTCCGAGGACGGCACCCTGCTCTCCGTCCGCCGCCGGCCCATCGGCCCGGTCGCCGCCTTCACCCCGTGGAACTTCCCCGCCGGATCACCGATGCGAAAGATCGCCGCCGCGCTCTCGGCCGGCTGCTCCCTCGTCATCAAGGCATCCGAGGAGACCCCCGGGACCGCCGTCGAACTGGTCCGCTGCTTCGAGGACGCCGGGCTCCCCGCCGGTGTGCTCAACCTGGTCTTCGGCGAGCCCGCCGAGGTCTCCGCGCACCTCATCGCGCACCCCGCCACCCGGCTCGTCGCCTTCACCGGCTCGGTGCCGGTCGGCAAGCTGCTCGCCGCCGCGGCCGGGGCCGAGATGAAGCCCTCCCTCATGGAGTTGGGCGGACACGCCCCGGTCATCGTGTGCGCGGACGCCGACCCGGTCTCCGCCGCCCGCCGCGCCGCCGCCGCCAAGTTCGCCAACGCCGGCCAGGTCTGCACCTCGCCCAGCCGCTTCCTGGTCCACGAGAGCCTGATCGAGGAGTTCACCGAGGAGTTCGTCCGCGCCGCCGAGGCGGTCGTGGTCGGCGACGGGGCGGACGCGGGCGTCACCATGGGCCCGCTCGCCAACGAGCGACGGCTGCGGGCGATGGAGGAGCTCACCGCCGACGCCGTCGCCAAGGGTGCGAAGATCCGTACCGGCGGCGAGCGACTCGACCGCGCGGGCTACTTCTTCGCCCCCACCGTTCTCACCGACGTCCCCGAGGACGCGGCGCTCATGTCCGAGGAGCCCTTCGGTCCGCTCGCGCCCATCGTCGCCTTCCGCGAACTCGACGAGGCCCTTCGGATCGCCAACTCGCTGCCCTACGGGCTCGCCGCGTACGGCTTCACCCGCTCCGCCGCCACCGCCGAGCGCCTCACCCGAGAGTTCGAGGCCGGCATCCTCTCCATCAACCACTGCGGCGGATCGACCCACGAGGCACCGTCCGGCGGAGTCAAGGCCAGCGGCTACGGACGCGAGGGCGGCCCGGAGGGCCTGGACGCCTACCTGGTCACCAAGCGCGTCTCCCACCTGCTGACGGATTGAGTCACCATGCGATACACCCGAGTCCGGGTGGGCGGCCGGGCCGTCTGGGGGCGCGTGGAGGACGACTCCGTACGCCTGCTCTCAGACTCCCCGCTGGACGGCGACCCCACCGTCATCGGCACCATCCCGTTCGCCGAAGCCGACTGGCTGCCGCCCGTCGTCCCGCCCGTCTTCTACGCCGTCGGCATGAACTACCCGCGCCACATCGAGCACGCCCGGCTGCTCGGCGACAAGGCCGGAGTCGTGCCGGAGCGCCCCGAGGCCGGTTACCGCGCCAACAACGCGCTGACCGGCCACGGTACGGCGATCGTGAAACCCGCCGGGGTACGCGGCCGGTTCGAGGCCGAACCGGAACTGGTCGCGGTCATCGGCAGGACGCTGCGGCACGCCACGTACCAGCAGGCGCGGGACGCCGTCTTCGGCTGGACGATCGGCAACGACGTCAGCGCCCGCGCCTGGCAGCACGAGGACCGCACGTTCTGGCGCGCCAAGAACAGCGACACCTTCAAGCCGATGGGCCCCTGGATCGAGACCGACGTCGACGCGCTGGCGCAGACCACCACCCTGCGCGTCAACGGTGAGACCCGCGCGCTCTTCCCGACCGGCGACATGGTCTTCGACCCGTACGACTACATGGTCGAGATCACCAAGCACATCACCATGCACCCCGGTGACGTGCTGTGGATGGGTGCCGAGTCCACCAGCCAGATCGAGGCCGGCGACACCGTCGACGTCGAGATCAGTGGCATCGGCGTCCTGTCGAACACCGTCCTCGCCGAGCCCGGCCGCACCTGAGGAATGTCCCGCCCTTCATGGCGGGTGCGCGACGAATCGCGGGACACCCCTTGAGCGGTCCCGAAACCCTCCCCCCCGAAAGGCAGTACGCCGTGAGCAAGGAACCTCGCTACATCCACCACGTCAACTTCCCCACCACCGATCCCGACCGGACCGCCGCCTGGTACGCCAAGGTCTTCGGGATGAAGCGGATCATGCCGAAGTCCAACACCCGCGTGGTGCTGATGACCCGCGGCAACTTCGACCTCCACTTCACCCCGGTCGAGGCCATGGAGCGGATGGCGCCGTACCACTTCGCCATGGAGGTCGACGACTGGGACGACTTCATGGAGCACCTCGCCGAGCTGGGCATCCGGCACACCCGTCCCGTCGAACGCCCCGAGAACCAGTCGAAGTTCTGCTACATCCACGACCCGGATCACACCATGATCGAGCTGGTCTTCCACGGCAAGCGCCCCAACTGACGCCCGCCCCTGGAGTCCCGACCGCCCGGCAAGCCCGCCCGCCGCGTCGACCCGGAGCCCCGGTGGCCCCGCCGCGAGGACTTCCGGCCGACGCGCCGCCGCACGCACCGGACGCCGCCCCTCAGGGGGCAGAGACGGCCAGTCGCGACACCAGCCCCCGCGAAAAGGAGATCCATCCATGCC from Streptomyces sp. NBC_00102 harbors:
- a CDS encoding NAD-dependent succinate-semialdehyde dehydrogenase translates to MTTHDDYPAIRMYIAGEWCEGGAGATVPVVNPATETVIGHVPLATTADLDRAAEAAEAGFALWRDTPIAERTAILHKAAELLVSRADRVGRVMTREQGKPLREAAGEAKRVAGALRWDADDARRAYGRIIPSEDGTLLSVRRRPIGPVAAFTPWNFPAGSPMRKIAAALSAGCSLVIKASEETPGTAVELVRCFEDAGLPAGVLNLVFGEPAEVSAHLIAHPATRLVAFTGSVPVGKLLAAAAGAEMKPSLMELGGHAPVIVCADADPVSAARRAAAAKFANAGQVCTSPSRFLVHESLIEEFTEEFVRAAEAVVVGDGADAGVTMGPLANERRLRAMEELTADAVAKGAKIRTGGERLDRAGYFFAPTVLTDVPEDAALMSEEPFGPLAPIVAFRELDEALRIANSLPYGLAAYGFTRSAATAERLTREFEAGILSINHCGGSTHEAPSGGVKASGYGREGGPEGLDAYLVTKRVSHLLTD
- a CDS encoding fumarylacetoacetate hydrolase family protein, with translation MRYTRVRVGGRAVWGRVEDDSVRLLSDSPLDGDPTVIGTIPFAEADWLPPVVPPVFYAVGMNYPRHIEHARLLGDKAGVVPERPEAGYRANNALTGHGTAIVKPAGVRGRFEAEPELVAVIGRTLRHATYQQARDAVFGWTIGNDVSARAWQHEDRTFWRAKNSDTFKPMGPWIETDVDALAQTTTLRVNGETRALFPTGDMVFDPYDYMVEITKHITMHPGDVLWMGAESTSQIEAGDTVDVEISGIGVLSNTVLAEPGRT
- a CDS encoding VOC family protein codes for the protein MSKEPRYIHHVNFPTTDPDRTAAWYAKVFGMKRIMPKSNTRVVLMTRGNFDLHFTPVEAMERMAPYHFAMEVDDWDDFMEHLAELGIRHTRPVERPENQSKFCYIHDPDHTMIELVFHGKRPN
- a CDS encoding sugar ABC transporter substrate-binding protein, which translates into the protein MSLTTHPRRVLATAVVGAALALSGCSGQSGSGGGDSVTLGFVNGGDTEFHTCLQKAVENTAKTGDAKIYTANSHQNPGTELSNIEDMISRNVDALIVQTVNVDALKGDIAKAKSANIPIFLTSVVTDDPSEILGAVVVDLGAVGALDAGWVEKDAAGKSVEVGVIAGAPGAASDMLVAGFTKALPATAKVVANQPGMFNAAKAKDVAENMIQAHPDLGYAFVANEEMALAARTAFAAAGKDVKIVTVNGTDRGLEGVEKGELSATVANSAMSTGSLAVTNAIGLLDKKKISKIDKTPILLVTKDNLDKAPQYCP
- a CDS encoding sugar ABC transporter ATP-binding protein, with translation MTPSTALHGSPTTDTAVGAPREPVVRIRDLHKSFGGAAALKGVSLDIRPGEIHALMGMNGAGKSTLVQVLAGVHQADGGTVEIDGQAQPGLSTRQARRLGISTVPQRRELVMELTVAENILLGDLPAPRALVAWKSVREQARKALADLGISIDVERTAGGLTVAEQTMVEVAREVRRGGKVLILDEPTACLGAEAADRIRALVRTLRDEGMAVVYISHYIDEVLSVADHVTVLRDGAVVHSGPAAETDAAGLVRSMVGRDVVSTRPQRPAPKGEIGLSVRGLNDGRTIEDFAVDVRKGEIVAVLGPAGDAQSRLFDLLSGRRRPDSGAMTVDGRAVPFGRIPRSLASGLRCVTGDRRALGLIPELSLDENLMLASDRLERRRLQRWSALTRRAAPRRESYGVVSLTRNPAVGRLSGGNQQKVLLAKWLETAPVACFLEDPTNGVDIAAIADIHTLVDDLAARGVAVLLASSSAEEVVRLADRVIVVSAGRAVAEHDVNTITRDQLVALALGGQSK
- a CDS encoding LysR family transcriptional regulator, which encodes MDRLLLMRSFVTVANIGSFSGAAKALSSSGSLISRHVAELERQIGVRLVNRTARSVSLTQPGLRYAEFAARILEEISAEDSHIAQLHDRPEGSLNIICPKWIGSLDLGDAISAFSVAHPKIVVRFELGGISDRTYDFLDGGFDIAFHTRDLRDSSVRLKKIASLPFVLCASEKYLEEHGTLLHPNDIAVHDCLVHVNDPVWRVGHGHASTLHKIRNVAFSSNSYIALQKAAVHGRGIALLPQRPAYDDLVSGALRVLLPELAVPDRPLYAIYGPGQETPRKVTVFLEFLARWFSENPIPAM
- a CDS encoding VOC family protein; this encodes MGIQRIESVTYSIDDLDECVRFFTDFGLIPVERTTTRATFETPAGQTLHLDTHPDPSLPPALEDGPTLREVVWGVDTEAELAELVARVAVDREVTLTGDGVHRTRDETGFGLGLTLARPKAPGTPGGPREANVSGSVRRWNTPLEPVGQVRPLRMCHVALNIPKAGQEEAVAFYLDRLGFRATDVVKPMGTFMQCEGDDDQHNFLLCHRPDRAGVNHVSYEVPGFDDVIEGGNHMIAQGWQEARRLGRHTVGSNVFRFVHAPCGGRVEYAADMDRVDASYETRVHETTPPHHIWTLRTSRDASGNPAS
- a CDS encoding ABC transporter permease yields the protein MSLEAPPVQPRAKESAPDTASGSRTSLRSLLGVPHAGLVAVLIIVVVFASLETDSFASSTNLINVLRQVSVSAVLAAGLTLLMTAGGMDFSMGSNAAVITAVAAQMLAHGESTTVTVVVSLVLATLIGLVNGLVVTYTNVAPFVATLATATLLDGVALLVLDGLSVSIGTHLSSLGNGKILGIPYLLIVAIAVLVVAGVVMKFTVFGRDAFAIGGNEHVARLSGIGVNRNKLLLYGLAGTLAGLAGLMLLSRLGASSPGTGGLTLQLTAVAAVVIGGTSLAGGSGTVVGTALGVVLLGVVANALNLLQVSSYFQQISVGSVLLVAAIANQLHKRSHN